In Phaseolus vulgaris cultivar G19833 chromosome 3, P. vulgaris v2.0, whole genome shotgun sequence, the sequence acgttcgagttgctggcaggatcatttggcacccaccgtggggcccgagtgaatcgtggtcccatatacaccacagttttgaagcttaccagagttttacCAACTTCTTTGATAGGGAAAGATGCCAAGAAACAGACAGCCATCACCTTcgccatccgctgacgaaggagctgtgacaatggcgcaggtcctggagatggtgcgcacgctgcaggataacgccgcagcctcaaaagctgaacaagaaaggatgcagacggagttggccgcGTCGCAAAGCaagaacgacgagctgaatcgcgtcaatgaaGAGTTGAGGAGGACGTTGCAGGCGCGGAGGGAACACGTGGTTGACGAAAGGATGTCTAGGCAGCCgtcacctccaagagcgttccccatgccattctcccctgaaatcatgggaaccatggtacctcccaacctggtgggggtgaaggcgtcgttcaagggggtagaagacccggaggcgcatctgacggcgttccacacccagatgatgttgtctgggggttcagacgctgtgtactgcaaaatgttcatgagcacgctgagcggaatcgccatggagtggttcgtgagcctaccagaagggcatatcacgtctttctctcagttttcgaagctcttcactgagcaatacATCATCAACAAAGCACCCACAGTGGTGTCATATGATTTGTTCGACGTGCGTCAGTACCAAggcgagtcgctgaaggactacctcaaccgctttggagcacaagtggttagactacccagcaatgatgaagatatgctggtgcacgcgttcaagaagggagtgctgcttggccccttcagcgagtctctcatcaggagccatcccagcacctttgcagagatccggcgtcgtgcggtggcgcacatagtggcagaaacagaggtttctgagaaaaggGGGAGTGCTacaccaccaagaccgcgtggagggtaAGGGAAACCGcaacaagcaagggtgcatgaggccaaggaggggaaaaaggtgcgggaaaaacctcgtccctatgcaccaggcaaagatcagagcagggggcgtgcaagggagaacaatgcgcccccaagatacaatttcatggtgggattggcggatctcattgcccttcctgctgtagcagcaagactacgcgtATCGGAGAAGACtgataaggtacttggtagaaagaagaatgagtggtgtgagtttcaccaggcctttggccacacactccactcctgtttggcgttgggtcatcaactggcagagttggtgaagtctgggttcctagcagattacctacGTGAGCCGAGAAGTGTATGTCATGTCACCacgaaaccaccaccaggcgtgcgcgaagagcgatcggtggttagggagacacagggcgctcagaggatggtgaacgctgcggtggggggctcccaggtagcccaagttgaagaagaagaggaaggcgcgatcgctcctcacgagtcagggatcgcgagagcggtcatcgccagcgagagaaggccccacccagctgaaggatgggtcgaagtggacatcggggggaaaaagttcaagttagggggatccctcgttgaagaagagcgaaagcTGATCGTTGGTGTGATCGAaaagcacatgggtgccttcgcatggtcagcatccgacatgccagggatcgaccccgatttcctttgccatcgtctgtcgatggatcccaaggttcgacctgtgcgacaaaggcgaaggaaattcaacgaggagaagaggaaggtgatccacgacgaagcgcagaagctccttgccgcagggcacatcagagaaatccagaaccccgagtggctagcgaatgtggtactggttcagaaggcaagcggcaagtggagaatgtgcgtggatttcactgacctcaacaaggcgtgccccaaggattcttaccccttacccagtatagacgccctggttgatagcgcatcagggggaaaattactcagcttcttggacgctttctcggggtataaccagatcaggatgcaccccatggatgagtgcaagaccgcgtttatgacggaacggtcttgctattgctacaaggtcatgccattcgggttaaagaatgcgggggctacctatcagcggctcatggatagggtgctctcgcccatgctgggaaggaacgtacatgcctatgtagatgacatggtggttacgtcccaagagaagaagcatcatgcagctgatctggaagaactATTCatcaccattgccaagtacaggctgaagctcaaccctgagaaatgtatctttggtgtggaggctgggaagtttttgggtttcctcttaacagagcggggaatcgaagctaacccagagaagtgtgcagcaatcgtggcaatgaggagcccaacgacggtaaaggaagtgcagcagctcaccggtcgcttggcagccttgtcccggtttatgtccgctggaggggagaaaggtcatccatacttccagtgtctcaaacgcaacagcagattcctttggacacaggagtgcgaggaggccttcatcaagctgaaggagtatctggcgagcgcaccagtcttgcgaaaacctcaGGTAAGCATCCCCCTTCGTCTAtattttgctgtgacggagaaagcagtcagctcagtcctggtgcaagagcaagaccaaacccagaggcctgtttacttcgtgagtaaggtgctgtaaggccctgaaacaaggtaccaggccctcgagaaggctgccttggcggtggtgttttcagccagaagactcaggcattacttccacagcgtcacagtggtggtgatgactgatctgcctatccaaaaCGTGCTGAAGAAACCCGATGTAGCAGGCAGAATGGTcaaatgggcggtggaattgtcagaatttgacatccagtacgagccccgaggaccgatcaaggggcaggtgttcgcggactttgtagtcgaaCTGTCGacaatcgcgacacctgcagaaggattagatttccgatgggtattatcggtggatggctcctctaatcagcaggggagcggcgctggagtcattctggaaggcccaaacggggtactgaacgagcagtccctccgctttgccttcaaagctagcaacaatcaggcagagtatgaagccctgatcgcaggaatgttgttagcaagagaaatgggatcaagaaatctgctggccaagagcgactctttgctggtcaccgggcaggttacaggggagttccaagcaaaggatccccagatggcagcctacctggagtatgtactgctcctgaagacgtccttcgccgaATTCGAATTGgtacacgtgccaagagagcaaaatgccagagcagacctgctttccaagctggccagctcaggcaaaggggggaagcagaggactgtcattcaggagaccttgaaggtaccgcgagcATTCGTGTCGGACAACCAGGTATTCCATATGTGCaaatcaatggagcgtctaacgatcggtcatcggtcgttgacccaagaaacgctgagagcaccgagggtgagatcgcgaccgtcgaagaccgatgagtcgctggaggtccacgcggagaaggaacccgacacctggataacgccataccagttatacttagaagatggtgtactcccgctcgacgtggcagaggcaaaaaggataaagaggagttcaagtaagtttactctaatagatggaaacctctttaggtttggattttctcaccctgtgcagatctgtgtgcacgacgagcaatgcaccagactcatgtctgagctgcacgagggggtgtgcggaagccacgtaggtggtcgcgctttggcaagtagagtactccgcgcggggtactactggccaaagctgaaggaagactgcataaggtttgctcagcaaatcaaacagtgtcaactgcatgcagactggcacaaggcaccccctgaggagttgaggtccatccatagcccgtggccattccacacatgggggatcgacatcctaggaccttttcccctggcgataaggcagatgaagtttctcatcgtggccatcgagtacttcaccaagtgggtggaggcagaaccagtcgcacatatcaccgcacagaaagtcgagcacttcgtctggaagaacatcgtctgcCGTTTCGGAATACCCAGGaggttggtctccgacaatggcacccagttcacgagtcatcagctgaggaagatgtgtgaggagttaaaaatacagcaggttttcgcttcagtggaacaccaacaaaccaatgggcaggtggagtcagcaaatcgagtactgcttagggggctgaagcgaagactagacaaggccaaaggaggctgggcagaggaggtccccagaattgtatggtcttatcataccaccccacagtccagcacccatgagacacccttcagccttgtctatgggacagacgccatgattcccgtggagatacaggagagctcccccagattcttgaacttcattgctgaagagtccaatgaagaacgtaaggtgaatctagacctgctggacgaagtgcgagaagaagccagagtcagtgctgaagccgtaaagagaaaagtagagcggaggcacaactctaaagtgaggcccaggcgcttccaagAAGGTGATTTgatgatgagaaaggcgcatcagaatgacatgcagaacaaattgtctccaaagtggacaggcccgtacaaaGTGATTGAGacgttggagaacggagcctatcggctagagactttggagggaggagcaatccccagaacgtggaacgccacccatttaaaattttatttcagttaaagttgtacagtaattgcgttctcgcgctaaaagatacatgctttgtatgtggtggaaacagttgaacaaacaagggggcactcttttccctaaggagggtttttaacgaggccacccaattaaagaaaaaatttccagcatatcaagtgtgctcaagtatataagttaaaatcctccttgccccaggtgcaagtgcaggtgattggttaggccctacttgccctaggcgcaagtactggcaccgatctaagtcttcctcaccccaggtgtgagcgcaagcagttaagggtttgaaaagccaggggtgctagtaagaccaagggagggaaaggaaagattttgacaaaatgcccttacccacttggcatacaccaatattggcccagtaaggctcTTAGTCTGAAACCCTcttcaccccaggagtgaggcagggaatgaacgactcaatccgccgaagggtgatgaccttggggaaagtaagaggggttagcgagaaacacttttctttccccaaaacgaggcatcacctcgagcgaaTGATGTCAAAGTCttttatgcacttagcgctaaagcgacagagaagctaagTGAAGACTAAAGAACGaccactgatgagtcgtcagtgattggttagtggtgcaaagcagcgcacaaggactgttaaacaccaagctaaGGGAATAactagtcgtgatcaagtagaggccaagaacaagggaggcagatcgcgctaggcctaagctggttaacacttagtcgtgtgcgaaggGAAAGACAAAGCTTAAGATCGCGCTGagcctaagctagctaacagttaatCGCGCATAAAGAAAAGTGAAgctcaagaaaaatacaagagaagaagcattgAAAGTTTATATTCAcaaccaagtcttatacaaattttgAAGTACTAAGAAAAGTTGTGCAGAAGTTAAATTTACAAGGAAGAGAAGAGattaaggggcaggagggatgagctttccatctaccacttcgtgatagatgctgaactgcgagaggtccaggtctgggagaacgcatatgatttgctcgagtgctagctcgaatccgtcagtaagggcatcagcacccacgttcatcaaatcagccttctccGCTTCCAGGttttgctttgaggcctccgcagcatctcttTCAGTGGTAAGGGCAGCAAGAGAGGAGGCAGCTTCTTCTAGTTGGCCCTTGGCTTCAGAAAGTTTGCCCGCCACCTCCTCAAGCTTTTTCTCTACAGCAGCAGCcgcttctttggtggactcgagctcccccactagctgagtgttcagttggcgtagggaggaggtctcggcccgtAGCTCCACCACCGCGCAGTCCAGAGAGCTcacagtctgccccatcaagatctccgtcttgatggtctcttggacctgcgctaggtactccctcctagctttctccaccatgcTCCGCATCAGCTCTACAGACCCTtgagcagcttcgaagtcacttcgcagtgactccttgtcgtgctcaagctctttcaccctcttctccagggttatttgcttgcgatgctgggtggaaaactccagggAAAGCACCATTTGCctggccaggtgcatgtccacctcatcaccattccattcgacgagctcccggttgctaatgagctgtcgaaccagggtgatgaccctgctgaagttctcgtggctggccccagaagcgcttgggcgcgagctggacccaccacattcagcagtggcAGTTGAGattggcagtggtggtggtggacccCCAGATCGAGCAGAAGCACCCCCAGCAGGAGGAgcagatggaccaggtgattggcctgctggggggaaGATGGCGGTTGAGAAGCTGGAGGCAACTGTTGGCGCGAAGAAGGAAGGCATGTGGGCTCTAAGGCAGGTTGAGTAGAGGGAGGagggggtgaaccttcctctacctccaccacctcgatctccccaggctggagagacgaagcCCCCTCGACCACTGGCATTTTCCTCTGGCGGTgtacaagaggagagccagagctttcctcttcagttgaggcagcagcagcagcagcaagtgaagtagaagccttcaccagtctctttcttttcctcccttgctcggggccttcagctggcgcgaccgagagagggggggctgcaatgggctcagtggtagaagaagaggagccagttccCTTGGCTCCCCGAcgcttggcaagctccagcaaggcTAGCCTCCTGTCTTTCCCCGACATTGAGTCTACATAGATGAGAaaaggaagagttagatggccaagttatgcaagtaagtcaaaacacctaaaagcatgcatgagaaggggcaagtatcctaagaggtgggagaagagctacctatatactttttcagggccaccacatcgaactcatctttgatgagccgagcagagttgtacttggcccccaggaacagcccacatagctcgcgctcttagggggccatagcttcgaggtccctggatttcttgaattcaaccccaggaacccagtagagggggtacccctcaagcagatttggactttgtggggtggcagatatcatgtagaacctgcccttccagtctttgaaggattgctggtacaggcccaggagcacccgtccagcaaccccgttcaggccaacccaggacctgtccccagggttcttcgcttcgaagaagtagaggaacacgtccacggaggcgttgtgcccgaagtaattgcagaggatctgaaatgcccggatgaaggctcaggcatttggatggagttggcagggcgcgacgttcaactccatcatcagctccttttcgaagaaggtgaaagggaggcgcagcttcaacctcttgaagatagcggagtagatgaagacgaagggcaccccattggtggccctatcgtccgcgcagatggACAGGTCCTTATTTTCTCTATCGATGGcgcaggaaggctcatcgggATTGTGGCTCAGCAGGGACGTGAGGTGCCCCTGGGGCAGTagggtggaggtttcagcgagcaacgccaggggggcccagtcgtagaccctggcattgtcgtggtaggaggtagccacaggcggtggtggagctggcgcactcgcggaaggctgtgcaccagaagatggGGCAATAATGCGcgcggtttgtttcaagcgagccatcgcgagatagctgcaaatggaggaaaaacgaaaagtcagaatgaatggaagaagagggaatgatgaatgtttcggtgaaaacagagagggtaaaggagaaagagatgcccaggtgaaaagaggaagaagaagaagcagaagtcaGAGCGAGAACgtgaaaaaaccctagcgcgggtcgagagagggaaaatagagaagatgaatgcatgataacgagaaagataaatgcaatcggtaaagatgacctaAAGGGGGCCagggagaagaaaaaccatacctttgaatgatcgcgaGAGGTTTGGAAGTAGAAAACTTGAAggaagatgggtgcgcagagaaaGAGTTCGCAGAAGGTCTGAGAgtcgattgaagaagatgaaggaacagtgaaagagtgcgccaatttgaataagagaagcgctagcgacaaaccacgctggccgtcgatggggccacgtgtcgcgagattaaggaaggaagcccaaacgttaaagaagcagcacgtgaggtggcacgtgatgcggtcccacttgccacgtggactgagggcacgaccacttagtctcttcgccaagaacgagttcacgactcgagactggggggcttgtgatccgatcggtcatcggtagtcgatgacgtcagcagcagagaaccacgtggaccactcgcagggtgacacgtggaccaggtgacagagggATCAGGaaggcgatcgccaagagcggtgatcgggggtcagtaaccaagtgaccaccgacagatcaggcggcagagaggtcaggggacagatcatccagaacggtgatcggtggtcagtagccaagtggccaccaacagaccagttctcagactaacgcctgggggcagaacgcgagaagcaaataagcactgatcagtcatcgggtgcattgtcatcggggtctcgtgttacacgcagttaaactgggaccgaggttcccagcgagagcgttacgcatggacctcgcatgagcacatctcagggaatcatgcacgagagtggcctgagggaactagtaaaccagtcagtgattggtgattccctcaacccattacgtgcgtggcaccgtgaagggtaagctgtatacgcagagagcaacgtttggtgagtgtgcctagaccagccacacttgacgttctcctaagagtatgcgatttacccagatgagagaaatatcataagttactccgcaaaggcgtaacttaggcacaaaaagagaagcgctagagcccttccagtaagtgacacgtgtgtggttagatgtgagttgcaggcctccacgtgtcatcatctgagaggggtgcggtccagacaaaagtgcactccgtaccactaagggtacagacaggcgcagccaagcgcagagacgcgcagacatgcacagactctcacgctctcactactgattctgcaggtacactgtctctgaaaagcataacagggttctgacacatgccagaaaagcataacagaattctgttatgcccagaaacagagagagagacataaaaaaGGGAATCGGGGAGAGATGAGGGGATACGagaaacagagagcaagagtttttcacacacactgctagttttctcatttggtggttctgtggactaacttgatcgtcggagtgcaaacggccgctagaggcgccgtctgtgtattttgcaggtcacgttttgagattcaagagaaggttctgagggtgaccCTGCAGAGAGCGCAGTCGCGTtgacgggacagagagtgctacagagcgattcctccacgttcgagttacCGGCAGGATCACTTAGATACAttgaaggaggggcgattccttgcacttggaacgccacgcacctcaagttatattagaGTTAAaggctttgtaagtaaaaacaaacacgaagagtttgcaagctttctgttaaaacagtttgaagggggcactcttttttccctaaggagggtttttaatgaggccacccaataaagaagagtttttcaaagtttaaagtgttttagattgcatgcttgttgttattacaaaagttttggaaaaggACCTTGTCACTCgcatgtgatttaaggcgagttgaagttatgttgcatgctttctaaaagttaaaggaccccatcgcttttcggcgattggcgacatcagttaaagttaaaagtcctcatcgtctttcggcgatcggaggcaccagcgacgtttaaaagacctcaacgccctcgcgcgtcctgaggcgagaaagagataaagacctcctcgccgtcgagcgagtgcaggcgagaaagagaaaaagtcctcagtgcctccaggggagagaagatgtagcccatggggcaatgtagaggcaccagtaaaaagtcctcagtgcctccaggggagagaagatgtggcccctgggcaatgtagaggcaccagttaaagaccttctcgccgtcgagcgagttcaggcgagttaaagaccttctcgccgtcgagcgagt encodes:
- the LOC137839279 gene encoding interactor of constitutive active ROPs 4-like gives rise to the protein MVLSLEFSTQHRKQITLEKRVKELEHDKESLRSDFEAAQGSVELMRSMVEKARREYLAQVQETIKTEILMGQTVSSLDCAVVELRAETSSLRQLNTQLVGELESTKEAAAAVEKKLEEVAGKLSEAKGQLEEAASSLAALTTERDAAEASKQNLEAEKADLMNFSIYHEVVDGKLIPPAP